The Paenibacillus sp. FSL R7-0345 DNA segment AGACCGTTGATGCCGCCGCCAAATGGCGCAAGGAGCGGGACGAGCTGCAGATCCAGCTGTTCGAAGATCTGATCGAAACCCCGAACTGGGAAATCCGCTATCCGGATATCCCGAAATTCAGTGTAACGCAGCAGCTGGAGCTGGAGCGCGAGCTGCTGGGGCTGTACCTGTCCGGCCATCCGCTGGATGACAGCGCGGCGCTGCTTGAGGAGCCGGGCATCCAGCGGCTGATGGACCTTGGCGAGGCCGCGGATGAGAGCCAGACGGTTACGGCGGGGATGGTCGTCTCCATCAAGGAGATTACGACCAAGGCCGGCAAGGCGATGGCTTTCATCCAGTGGGAGGACCAGATCGAGCGCTGCGAGGTCGTGCTGTTCCCTGAGGTGTGGAAACGCAGCCGCGGCCTGGTCGAGAAGGGCGCACTGCTGGCCCTGCGTGCCAAGGTGCAGCAGGAGGACGAGGGCTTCAAGCTGCTGGCCGAGGAGGTCGCGCCGCTTGGCGCGGACGCTCTCCATGGCCTGCTGCAGCGCCGCAGCGCAGCTGCCTCCCGTCCGTCCGCAGCGGGACGGACGGCCTCTGCAGGAGCGCAGCGCAGCGCTCCTGCACCCCGGGGCGGCGCCGGGGGCACCGGCGCGCCGCGTACTGCCGCAGGCGGCGCAGCAGCGCCTGCGGCCCAGCCCGCCGCACCTGCGGGAGCGGCGGGGAGCGGCCAGCGTGTCTTTATCAAGATCACGCCGGCCGCAGAGAACCCGGCGCTGCTCTCGCGCCTGCAGGCACTGCTGCAGACCCATCCCGGGCCTGCAGCCACCCTGCTGTTCTACGAACGCGAGCAGCGGGTGCTGGCGCTCAGCGACAGCTACCGGATCGAGCCTTCGCCGGAGCTGTTCGCAGCGGTTGAAGAGATGCTGGGAGCCGGTACAGTAAGAATAAAATAAGAACATTTCCGCCCTTTTCCGCATACATTAGGAAACCACTGGGAAGTGTCCCGTGCGGAAAGGGGAATGACAACATGTCCTATCAAATGGCAACAGAGCTGCTGGAACGAAGGGGCGTTACGCTGAAGGCTATCGCTGAGATCGTATATATTTTACAGTCCAAGTATTATCAGGATTTAACAGAGGAAGAGTGCCTGTCCAGCGTGAAATCGGTGCTTGGCAAAAGAGAGGTACAGTACACGCTCATGACAGGCGTTGCCCTGGATGAGCTGGCGGAGAAAGGGGCGCTTCCCCAGCCGCTGCAGGCGGTAATGGAGGCGGATGAATCGCTCTACGGCGCGGATGAGACGCTGGCGCTGGGAATTACGGGCGTGTACGGTATGATCGGGCTGACCAGCTTCGGCTATCTGGACAAAGTCAAGCTTGGCGTGATCGGCAAGCTGAATGATGAGCCCGGCAGCATTCATGTATTCCTGGATGACCTGGTTGCCGGGATTGCCGCAGCCGCTTCTGCCCGGATCGCCCACCGCCATGAAGGGGCAAAGGTGTATCCGCACGTCACCGGTACGCCATAAGGGATCACCTTTTAGCTGATGAATGCGGCCTCCTGGTCCAGCCTCCTCCGTTTTGCTCCTGTTGCGGGAAAAAAGAAAACTGTGTTATCATGATTCCATTATACGCGGGATACGGCTGGGAATTGAGATCAGGGAGGCCTTGCAGGACATGTGGACGGTAATTTATATAGCTCCAACCGCCAAAGTGGCGGATATGATTCAGAGCAAGCTTACGGAAGAAGGATTTCTGATAAAGTGCCGTCCGATCAATATGTCCAAGCAGCAGTTTGAAATTCTGGTTCCTTCAGGGGAGCTTGAGGAAGTGCAGGAAGCCCTGAATCTGATTTTACATCCCTGATTAAATATGTATAAGTGCGGTAGTGACAGCGGCAAGCTGCTGAATGCGCAAATAAACGGCTGAAGAGGTGCGACCCTTGTTCAAAGATTTATTTCAGAAAAAACGGAAGTACGCGACTATTCCTTCAGAACGTCTGGAGCGGAGCGGCGGACCGGCGGAAGGCGAACGCCCGAAACGGGAAATTCCCGAAGGGCTCATGAGTAAGTGCAGCAAATGCGGTACGATCCAGTACAGCAAGGAGCTGGAGAAGAATCTGAAGGTATGTCCGGCCTGCGGCCATCATATGCGGCTGAACGCGCTGGAGCGGATCGCCATGACTCTTGATCCGGAAGGATTTATTGAGTTTGACAGCGAGATTTCCTCGGTAGACCCGCTGAAGTTTCCGGGTTATGCCTCGAAGCTTGAGCAGCAGCGCTCCAAAAGCGGACAAGTTGAGGCAGTTGTGACCGGACAGGGCGCCATCGGCGGCCATCCCGTCATTGTTGCAGTGATGAATTTTGAATTTTTCTCAGGCAGCATGGGCTCCGCAGTAGGGGAGAAGATTACCCGTGCAGTGGAAGAAGCAACGGAGAGGAGACTCCCGCTGCTGATTTTCTCTACCTCAGGCGGAGCACGGATGCAGGAAAGTATCCTCAGCCTGATGCAGATGGCCAAGACAAGTGCGGCTCTGGCCCGTTTTGGCGAGTCCGGGGGATTATATATTTCGGTCATTACTGACCCTACCACAGGCGGCGTATCCGCCAGCTTTGCGAGCCTCGGCGACATAATTATTGCCGAGCCCGGCGCCGTATTCGGCTTCGCCGGCAGAATCGTCATTGAACAGACGATCCGCCAGAAGCTGCCGGATGATTTCCAGACGGCTGAATTCAACCTTCAGCACGGCCAGCTTGATCTGGTGGTGCACCGTAAGGAATTACGGTCTACGCTGACCAGGCTGCTCGATTTGCATGATGTGAAAGGGGGATTTTAGGTTGGCAGGAGAGTTGCCTTTTGAAATGCCTCTGGTAGAAATGCGCAAGAAGATTGCCGAGCTGAAGCAGTTCGGTGAAGAAAAGGGCATTGATTTTACGGATGAAGTCATCCGGCTTGAAGAACGTTACCGCGTGCTTGCGGATGAAATTTACAGCAATATTTCGGCTTCCCAGAAGATGCATCTGGCCAGG contains these protein-coding regions:
- the accD gene encoding acetyl-CoA carboxylase, carboxyltransferase subunit beta, whose product is MFKDLFQKKRKYATIPSERLERSGGPAEGERPKREIPEGLMSKCSKCGTIQYSKELEKNLKVCPACGHHMRLNALERIAMTLDPEGFIEFDSEISSVDPLKFPGYASKLEQQRSKSGQVEAVVTGQGAIGGHPVIVAVMNFEFFSGSMGSAVGEKITRAVEEATERRLPLLIFSTSGGARMQESILSLMQMAKTSAALARFGESGGLYISVITDPTTGGVSASFASLGDIIIAEPGAVFGFAGRIVIEQTIRQKLPDDFQTAEFNLQHGQLDLVVHRKELRSTLTRLLDLHDVKGGF
- a CDS encoding phosphatidylglycerophosphatase A, producing MSYQMATELLERRGVTLKAIAEIVYILQSKYYQDLTEEECLSSVKSVLGKREVQYTLMTGVALDELAEKGALPQPLQAVMEADESLYGADETLALGITGVYGMIGLTSFGYLDKVKLGVIGKLNDEPGSIHVFLDDLVAGIAAAASARIAHRHEGAKVYPHVTGTP
- a CDS encoding glutamate decarboxylase, coding for MWTVIYIAPTAKVADMIQSKLTEEGFLIKCRPINMSKQQFEILVPSGELEEVQEALNLILHP